A stretch of DNA from Variovorax paradoxus:
CTGGTGATCGCCTCGGCGCTGGGCGTGTTCCAGATCGTCACCCGCTTCGTGCTGGAGCAACCCGCCGAATGGAGCGAGATCCTGATCCGCGTGAGCCTGATCTGGATGGTGTTCCTGGGCATTCCGATGGCCTTCCGCCAGGGCGCGATGGTCAGCGTCGACGTGCTCTACCGCTGGAGTTCGCCGCGCCTGCGCCGCGTGCTCGACGCCGTGGTGGCGCTGGCCGCACTGGCGCTGATGCTGGTCATTCTGTGGTGGGGCTGGGACTACGCGATGCGCGGGCGCGTGCAGTCGATGGCCGGCCTCGAAAGCCTGTCGATGGTGTGGGCCTACCTGGCGCTGCCCGTCGGTTCCGTGTTCTGTCTGTTCGGCATTGCCGGCAATTTTCTCGATCCCAAGCGGCTTGAGCTGGAGACCGCGCAATGAGCGTCGTGATGGTTGCAACGATGGTGCTGTGTTTTGCACTGTCGGTGTCGGTGGCCGTGTCCATCGGTCTGGCGTCGATCCTGGGCATCCAGGTGACGAACGCCAACATGCTGATCTCCGTGAAGGAGATGTTCAATTCGATCAACAAGTTTCCGCTGGCGGCCATTCCGTTCTTCATCCTGGCCGGCAACCTGATGGAAACCGGCGGCATCTCGCGCCGACTGGTCGAGTTCGCCAAGAGCATCGTGGGCGGCGTGCAGGGCGGCCTGCCGATGACCTGCGTGCTGACCTGCATGATCTTCGCGGCGGTGTCGGGCTCGTCGGTGGCCACCACCTTCGCCATTGGCGCCATCCTGATCCCGGCGCTCATCAAGCACGGCTACCCCACGTCGTACGCGGCCGCGCTGCAGGCCACGAGCGCCGAGCTGGGCGTGATCATTCCGCCGTCGATTCCGATGATCCTGTACGGCGTGAGCGCCGAAGTCTCGATCGGCGAGCTGTTCATCGCGGGCTTCGGCCCCGGCATCCTGATCAGCGGGGCACTCATGCTCTTCGTGTGGGTCTACTGCAAGTGGAAGGGCTGGGGCAAGACCGACGGCGACGGCCGCATGCCTTTCGGGCGTGCGCTGTGGCAGGCCGGCTGGGCGCTCTTGATGCCGGTGATCATCCTGGGTGGCATCTACGGCGGCATCTTCACGCCGACCGAAGCCTCGGCGGTGGCGGTGTTCTACGCGCTCGTCGTGGGCATGGTGATCTATCGCGAGATCAAGATCACCGACCTGTTCGCGATCCTGCGCAAGTCGGTGCTGTCGTCGGCGGTGATCATGTTCATCATCGCCAACGCCGGCCTGTTCGCGTTCCTGATCACGCGCGCCGGCGTGCCCGACGCCATCGGCCACTGGCTGCAGGACGTGCTGAAGTCGCCCGCGATGTTCCTGCTGGGCGTGAACGCGGCGCTGTTCGTGATCGGCATGTTCATCGAGACCAGCGCGGCCATCATCGTGCTGGCGCCGATCCTTGCGCCGGTGGCGGTGCATTTCGGCGTCGACCCGGTGCACTTCGGCCTGATCATGGTGGTGAACCTGGCGCTGGGCATGATCACCCCGCCCTTCGGCGTGAACCTGTTCGCGGCCTGTACGGTGGCGCGCATCTCGCTCGACCGGATCGTGAGGCACCTGATCCCGTTCGTGCTGGTGATCCTGGGCTGCCTGCTCATCATCACGTACGTGCCCTGGGTCTCGCTGTCGCTGCGCGACCTGGTCTACAGCCGGTAGACGCAGGCACCACGCCCACCCGCACACGGCGGGCGGCCTTCGCGGGCCGCCCGCCGTGTCGTTTCAGCGCTTCGGTTCCTGCTGCAGGTACTGGCTCGGCGGCATGCCGAGCGTGCGGCGGAACATCGCGGTGAAGGCGCTCGGGCTCTCGTAGCCGTGTGCCAGCGCCACCTCCAGGATCGACGCGCCCGCGGCCAGGCGCGGGAGGCTCAGCAGCAGCCGCGCCTGGCGGCACCACGCACCGAAGGTCATGCCGGTCTCGCGTTCGAACAGCCGCGCCAGCGTGCGCGCGTTCATGTGCAGCCGCGCGGCCCAGCCGTCGAGCGTGGCGGGCTGCGCGGGGTCGCGGATGAGCGCTTCGCACAGCGCGGCCAGGCGCGCGTGGCGCGGCATCGGCACATGCAGCGACAGCGCGGGCGCAGCCTCGATCTCGTCGAGGATCAGCTCCATCACGCGCTCGTCGCGCCCGCCCGGCGGGTAGTCGAGCGGCAGCGACACGGCCGCGACGATCAGCTCGCGCAACAGCGCCCCCACATGGATCACGCGGCAGTCGGTGCCCAGGTCGGCGCGCGTGCCGGGCTCGACGAAGACCGTGCGCATCTTGACCTCGCGCGCCATGCGCAGCTGGTGCGTCATGCCGGGCGGCACCCAGACGCCGCGCCCCGGCGGCACCACCCAGCTGCCGGCCGCGGCGCTGACCATCATCACGCCCGAGATCGCATGGATGAGCTGGCCGCGGCGGTGCGCATGCGGCGGAATGAAGGCGTCGCCCGCCGGATCGGTGGCCAGCACGGCCACGGCGCGCGGGGTCGACTCGCCTTCTT
This window harbors:
- a CDS encoding AraC family transcriptional regulator — its product is MDKLNLRPEEGESTPRAVAVLATDPAGDAFIPPHAHRRGQLIHAISGVMMVSAAAGSWVVPPGRGVWVPPGMTHQLRMAREVKMRTVFVEPGTRADLGTDCRVIHVGALLRELIVAAVSLPLDYPPGGRDERVMELILDEIEAAPALSLHVPMPRHARLAALCEALIRDPAQPATLDGWAARLHMNARTLARLFERETGMTFGAWCRQARLLLSLPRLAAGASILEVALAHGYESPSAFTAMFRRTLGMPPSQYLQQEPKR
- a CDS encoding TRAP transporter large permease, whose product is MSVVMVATMVLCFALSVSVAVSIGLASILGIQVTNANMLISVKEMFNSINKFPLAAIPFFILAGNLMETGGISRRLVEFAKSIVGGVQGGLPMTCVLTCMIFAAVSGSSVATTFAIGAILIPALIKHGYPTSYAAALQATSAELGVIIPPSIPMILYGVSAEVSIGELFIAGFGPGILISGALMLFVWVYCKWKGWGKTDGDGRMPFGRALWQAGWALLMPVIILGGIYGGIFTPTEASAVAVFYALVVGMVIYREIKITDLFAILRKSVLSSAVIMFIIANAGLFAFLITRAGVPDAIGHWLQDVLKSPAMFLLGVNAALFVIGMFIETSAAIIVLAPILAPVAVHFGVDPVHFGLIMVVNLALGMITPPFGVNLFAACTVARISLDRIVRHLIPFVLVILGCLLIITYVPWVSLSLRDLVYSR
- a CDS encoding TRAP transporter small permease, translating into MKDKFLGIERWTTGVSMVAACLMLVIASALGVFQIVTRFVLEQPAEWSEILIRVSLIWMVFLGIPMAFRQGAMVSVDVLYRWSSPRLRRVLDAVVALAALALMLVILWWGWDYAMRGRVQSMAGLESLSMVWAYLALPVGSVFCLFGIAGNFLDPKRLELETAQ